The genomic region AGTTTAGCCGAAAGAAAAAACTTCTAAAAGTTTTTTGTCCTTTAAAAATCGGAATTCTTTCTAAGGCAAAATAATTACTAGCTTCATCAATATCTCCATATTTTATGGTAAAGGCCGCTCGATAACCACAGCTCTCAACTATTTTAGCAATATTCAAAGTATAAGTACCGGTTGGATATGCAAAAAAAAGTTCTTGATGTCCTAATTGCTGCTCAATTTCTTCTGCTGATAATAAAAGTTCATTCTTTAGCTCAACATAACTTAGCTCTGTCAATGATTTATGATTAACCGTATGCGAGCCAAAAACAAAGCCATTATCCTTCATTTCTTTTATCTCTTCCCAATTCATAAATCTAGGATCATTACCAATAAAGCCTGTCACAAGAAAAATCGTTGCGGTAAATCCATATTTTTTTAAAATTGGATAAGCATTAGTATAATTATCTAAATAACCATCATCAAAAGTAATCATAATCGGCTTCTCCGGTAACGGTGTACCATATTCCAATGCATTCATCATTTCACTAGGCGTTATAGTATGATAACCTTCTTTGGCAAGATATTTAATTTGCTCTTCAAACTCTTGTGATGATATTGACAAAGCAATTTTTTGTTCATCAACTTTATGATAATTTAAAACAGGAATT from Negativicutes bacterium harbors:
- a CDS encoding polysaccharide deacetylase family protein; this encodes MDRIVQKIITIVIILSLLPLLLASPKVIDSKKKEIIINDIAIPVLNYHKVDEQKIALSISSQEFEEQIKYLAKEGYHTITPSEMMNALEYGTPLPEKPIMITFDDGYLDNYTNAYPILKKYGFTATIFLVTGFIGNDPRFMNWEEIKEMKDNGFVFGSHTVNHKSLTELSYVELKNELLLSAEEIEQQLGHQELFFAYPTGTYTLNIAKIVESCGYRAAFTIKYGDIDEASNYFALERIPIFKGQKTFRSFFFRLNFTKTLQRLGLIRT